A window of the Butyricimonas faecalis genome harbors these coding sequences:
- a CDS encoding FecCD family ABC transporter permease, translating into MHRNTIIFTLLIPLAVILFVLDLLSGDSALTVGEVWNALTGNEVDEITRNIVLSIRLVRTIVALLIGVALSISGLQMQTVFRNPLADPYLLGVSSGSGLGVAFFILGAPLLGLNHSVFWQSVGIVGAGWGGAILVLLLIAIISRYMKNILGVLIMGVMIGYIAGAIVQILQYLSSAEQLKMFFLWSMGSLGHVTTIKLFIMIPVVCIGTILSVYCIKALNLLLLGDSYAQTMGLNIRKARTLIFISTTLLTGTVTAFCGPVGFLGLAVPHVARMLFNNADHRTLLPGSILLGIIAMLACDIVAKTLILPVNCITALLGIPVIIWVVYKNLRVA; encoded by the coding sequence ATGCACCGCAACACCATTATATTCACATTGTTAATTCCTTTAGCAGTCATTTTGTTCGTGCTAGATTTATTATCCGGAGATTCAGCCCTTACGGTCGGAGAGGTATGGAATGCATTGACAGGCAACGAGGTTGACGAGATTACCCGAAATATCGTATTGTCGATCCGGTTGGTTAGAACGATTGTAGCACTACTCATCGGTGTGGCTCTATCGATAAGCGGCTTGCAAATGCAAACTGTTTTTCGCAATCCCTTGGCAGATCCTTATCTGTTGGGGGTTAGCTCCGGTTCCGGTTTAGGTGTTGCATTCTTCATTTTGGGTGCACCATTACTCGGTTTAAATCACTCCGTCTTTTGGCAATCCGTGGGAATTGTCGGAGCCGGTTGGGGCGGTGCTATCCTGGTATTACTACTCATAGCCATTATCAGCCGCTACATGAAAAATATATTAGGAGTATTGATCATGGGGGTCATGATCGGTTATATCGCGGGTGCTATTGTACAGATATTACAATACTTAAGTTCAGCCGAGCAACTGAAAATGTTTTTCCTTTGGTCCATGGGTTCCCTGGGACATGTAACGACCATCAAACTGTTTATCATGATACCCGTGGTCTGTATCGGTACCATACTGTCCGTCTATTGCATCAAAGCCTTGAACCTTCTTTTGCTGGGAGACAGTTACGCACAAACGATGGGACTTAACATTCGAAAGGCCCGGACTCTCATTTTTATATCAACCACACTGCTTACGGGAACTGTAACCGCATTTTGTGGTCCCGTGGGTTTCCTGGGGCTTGCCGTTCCTCATGTGGCCCGTATGTTGTTCAACAATGCCGACCACCGGACGTTATTGCCCGGAAGTATATTATTAGGGATCATCGCCATGTTAGCGTGCGACATCGTTGCCAAAACACTTATTTTACCCGTTAATTGCATTACTGCTTTACTAGGCATCCCGGTTATTATTTGGGTGGTATACAAAAACCTTCGTGTAGCATGA